From Pseudonocardia autotrophica, one genomic window encodes:
- a CDS encoding ArsR/SmtB family transcription factor, with product MTEDRLADLERRVELLERRLDGALAPAPAACSPSADAGSVPAGTGAASPGAGTASTGAGAASTGAGVVRYSGEVALHGEVSWAVEYDAGAALALDDEPRTAVLAALGHPVRVRIVRGLLHGPRGTAELTEVAELASTGQLYHHLKALTHAGLVEQDGRGSYRIAPRAVVPTLALLTAAADVGGQLGT from the coding sequence GTGACCGAGGACCGACTGGCCGATCTGGAGCGTCGCGTCGAGCTGCTCGAGCGCCGGCTGGACGGGGCGCTGGCACCGGCTCCCGCAGCATGCAGTCCGTCCGCGGATGCGGGCAGCGTGCCCGCCGGCACGGGTGCCGCGTCTCCGGGCGCGGGCACCGCATCGACGGGCGCGGGCGCTGCATCGACGGGCGCCGGCGTCGTGCGCTACTCCGGCGAGGTCGCGCTGCACGGTGAGGTCAGCTGGGCCGTCGAGTACGACGCCGGCGCCGCGCTCGCCCTCGACGACGAGCCGCGCACCGCGGTACTGGCCGCACTCGGGCATCCGGTGCGGGTCCGGATCGTCCGCGGCCTGCTGCACGGCCCGCGCGGCACGGCCGAGCTGACCGAAGTCGCCGAGCTGGCCTCGACCGGGCAGCTCTACCACCACCTCAAGGCGCTGACCCACGCCGGGCTCGTCGAGCAGGACGGCCGCGGCAGCTACCGGATCGCGCCGCGAGCCGTGGTGCCGACACTGGCGCTGCTGACCGCGGCCGCCGACGTCGGCGGCCAACTGGGCACCTGA
- the lipB gene encoding lipoyl(octanoyl) transferase LipB, with the protein MPDPQQSCRAGTDAVRVDRLGLVEYLAAWDTQRAHAAARQEGTGPDVLMLLEHPAVYTAGRRTRPEDRPQDGTPVIDVDRGGRITWHGPGQLVGYPIVALNEPMDVVDYVRRLEEALIRVCHDLGLTTAGRVEGRSGVWLPAEGLRPERKVAAIGVRISGGVTQHGFAINCDADLGDFGRIVPCGIADAGVTTLSTELGREITVDDVADAVTTAVLDAIDGRLPVAEHPVARMVDLMSGLG; encoded by the coding sequence ATGCCCGATCCTCAGCAGAGCTGCCGTGCCGGAACCGACGCCGTCCGGGTGGACCGGCTGGGGCTCGTCGAGTACCTCGCCGCCTGGGACACCCAGCGGGCGCACGCCGCGGCCCGCCAGGAGGGCACCGGGCCGGACGTGCTGATGCTGCTCGAGCACCCGGCCGTCTACACCGCGGGCCGCCGGACCCGGCCGGAGGACCGGCCGCAGGACGGCACCCCGGTGATCGACGTCGACCGTGGCGGCCGGATCACCTGGCACGGGCCGGGGCAGCTGGTCGGCTACCCGATCGTCGCACTGAACGAGCCGATGGACGTCGTCGACTACGTCCGGCGGCTGGAGGAGGCGCTGATCCGGGTCTGCCACGATCTCGGACTCACGACGGCCGGCCGGGTCGAGGGCCGGTCCGGGGTGTGGCTGCCCGCCGAGGGGCTGCGCCCGGAGCGCAAGGTCGCCGCGATCGGGGTCCGGATCTCCGGCGGGGTGACCCAGCACGGGTTCGCCATCAACTGCGACGCCGACCTGGGCGACTTCGGCCGGATCGTGCCCTGTGGGATCGCCGACGCCGGCGTCACCACGCTGAGCACCGAACTCGGCCGTGAGATCACCGTCGACGACGTCGCCGACGCCGTGACCACCGCCGTGCTCGACGCGATCGACGGGCGGCTCCCGGTCGCCGAGCATCCGGTCGCCCGGATGGTCGATCTGATGAGCGGCCTCGGCTGA
- a CDS encoding NAD(P)/FAD-dependent oxidoreductase — translation MTPPDVLVVGAGLAGLRAAAVLHRHGLSVRVLEASDRVGGRMATDVVDGFRCDRGFQVLNSSYPALLAALAPHGMDSLAVRAFEPGAAVRAGDGELHRFVNPLRRPASAPATAADDLFGPLDKAKLVAWTARVLASPPARTATLIDRSAADDLDAAGIGGAVTDRFLRPFLSGVLADPALETSAAFVRLVWRSFALGTIVVPDDGIEALPRRLAAALPAGAVSLHTRVHAVHGGEAPSVHTDDGTLRARAVLVAADPRTAAALLPGVAEPRMNALTTYFHVPRQAPAAAALLHLDGTGGPVVNSVVMTAVAPGYSADGRPLVASSVVGTPEGSGIDEPVVRRELARIWAAPTDDWEHLHTARIDEALPLLEAGRPVRRDVDLGRNLFVAGDHRDTPSTQGALVSGRRAAQAVLARLGAGRSRG, via the coding sequence GTGACCCCGCCGGACGTCCTGGTCGTCGGCGCCGGCCTCGCCGGGCTGCGCGCGGCAGCCGTCCTGCACCGGCACGGATTGTCGGTGCGGGTGCTGGAGGCGTCCGACCGGGTCGGCGGCCGGATGGCGACCGACGTCGTCGACGGCTTCCGCTGCGACCGCGGGTTCCAGGTGCTGAACTCGTCGTACCCGGCGCTGCTGGCGGCACTGGCTCCGCACGGCATGGACTCGCTCGCCGTCCGCGCCTTCGAGCCGGGCGCCGCCGTCCGCGCCGGTGACGGTGAGCTGCACCGGTTCGTCAACCCGCTGCGCCGGCCGGCGTCCGCCCCGGCGACCGCCGCCGACGATCTGTTCGGCCCGCTCGACAAGGCGAAGCTGGTCGCCTGGACGGCGCGGGTGCTGGCCTCTCCCCCGGCACGCACCGCGACGCTGATCGACCGCTCGGCCGCCGACGACCTCGACGCGGCCGGGATCGGCGGAGCGGTCACCGACCGGTTCCTGCGCCCGTTCCTGTCCGGGGTGCTGGCCGATCCGGCGCTGGAGACCTCGGCCGCGTTCGTCCGGCTGGTGTGGCGCAGCTTCGCGCTGGGCACGATCGTCGTCCCCGACGACGGGATCGAGGCGCTGCCCCGGCGGCTGGCCGCCGCGCTGCCCGCCGGCGCCGTCTCGCTGCACACCCGGGTGCACGCCGTGCACGGCGGGGAGGCGCCGTCGGTGCACACCGACGACGGCACACTGCGCGCCCGCGCGGTGCTCGTCGCCGCCGATCCGCGCACCGCGGCCGCGCTGCTGCCCGGTGTCGCCGAGCCCCGGATGAACGCGCTGACCACCTACTTCCACGTTCCCCGGCAGGCGCCGGCTGCGGCGGCGCTGCTGCACCTGGACGGCACCGGCGGCCCGGTGGTGAACAGCGTGGTCATGACGGCCGTCGCGCCCGGCTACTCGGCCGACGGGCGCCCGCTGGTGGCGTCGTCGGTGGTCGGCACACCGGAGGGCAGCGGGATCGACGAGCCGGTCGTGCGCCGTGAGCTGGCCCGCATCTGGGCGGCCCCGACCGACGACTGGGAGCACCTGCACACCGCGCGGATCGACGAGGCGCTGCCGCTGCTGGAGGCCGGGCGGCCGGTGCGCCGCGACGTCGACCTGGGCCGGAACCTGTTCGTCGCGGGTGACCACCGGGACACCCCGTCCACCCAGGGCGCGCTGGTCAGCGGACGGCGCGCGGCGCAGGCGGTGCTGGCACGCCTCGGTGCGGGGCGGTCACGGGGGTAA
- a CDS encoding TIGR01777 family oxidoreductase, translating to MRVVIAGSSGLIGTALVAHLRGAGHEVLRLVRRSPAAPDERGWDPPAGTIEDGTLDGVDAVVNLNGAGLADRPWSGARKQLIRDSRNVPTDVLATAVARHGVPAFVSGSAVGYYGDTGDHVTDESAPSGSGFLADVCRDWEAAAAPAADAGARVVLIRTGLVLSPSGGLLAMLRPLFRGFLGGRIGKGTQYMPWVSLDDQVSALRFAVETGSLSGPANITGPVPVTNAEFTRELGEAVGRPTPFSVPAPVVSTVLGELGRETLLSGQRAVPKALLDAGFRFRHHTVGDALSAAVGT from the coding sequence GTGCGCGTCGTCATAGCCGGTTCGTCCGGTCTGATCGGAACCGCCCTGGTCGCCCATCTACGGGGGGCGGGCCACGAGGTGCTGCGCCTGGTGCGGCGCTCGCCCGCCGCACCGGACGAACGGGGCTGGGACCCACCGGCGGGGACGATCGAGGACGGGACGCTGGACGGCGTCGACGCCGTGGTCAACCTCAACGGGGCCGGGCTGGCCGACCGGCCGTGGAGCGGGGCCCGCAAGCAGCTGATCCGCGACTCCCGCAATGTGCCGACCGATGTGCTCGCCACCGCGGTGGCCCGGCACGGCGTCCCGGCGTTCGTCAGCGGCTCCGCGGTCGGCTACTACGGCGACACCGGTGACCACGTCACCGACGAGTCGGCGCCGTCGGGCAGCGGCTTCCTGGCCGATGTCTGCCGGGACTGGGAGGCGGCCGCCGCGCCCGCCGCCGACGCCGGCGCCCGGGTCGTACTGATCCGGACCGGGCTGGTGCTGTCGCCGTCCGGCGGGCTGCTGGCGATGCTGCGCCCGTTGTTCCGGGGGTTCCTCGGCGGCCGGATCGGCAAGGGCACCCAGTACATGCCGTGGGTCTCGCTGGACGATCAGGTCTCCGCGCTGCGGTTCGCCGTGGAGACCGGGTCGCTGTCCGGCCCCGCCAACATCACCGGCCCGGTGCCGGTCACCAACGCCGAGTTCACCCGGGAGCTGGGCGAGGCGGTCGGACGGCCGACACCGTTCTCGGTCCCGGCACCGGTGGTCTCCACCGTGCTCGGTGAGCTGGGCCGGGAGACGCTGCTCAGCGGGCAGCGCGCGGTGCCGAAGGCGCTGCTCGACGCCGGGTTCCGGTTCCGCCACCACACCGTCGGGGACGCGCTGTCGGCCGCGGTCGGCACGTGA
- the sucB gene encoding 2-oxoglutarate dehydrogenase, E2 component, dihydrolipoamide succinyltransferase, with protein MAVTVEMPALGESVTEGTVTRWLKSEGDTVEVDEPLLEVSTDKVDTEIPSPAAGVLKRIIAGEDETVEVGGELAVIGDADESDGDAGGSGGAEQATEQTEQATEEPEPEPEPAHEAAPKQEPGGSSGGGSGSGTPVTMPELGESVTEGTVTRWLKQVGDTVDVDEALLEVSTDKVDTEIPSPVAGTVLEHTVGEDETVEVGAQLALVGDGSAAPAESSAPAQEAPAKEEAPAPKKEEPAAEKKPEPKPEPKAEQPKAEAPKQQQSQPAGSTDTQGGASSSNGSGDRPYVTPLVRKLAQEHGVDLESLTGSGVGGRIRKQDVLAAAEQKSAPAAEAPAAPAASGGAPKQPQTVPTRPEDGPQPGTTVKLPRLRQVIAQRMNESLAVSAQLTTVQEVDLTRIVKLRNKVKEDFKRREGANLTFLAFIAKATIEALKAFPSVNASISEDNKQVTYHGSVHMGIAVDTPRGLLVPVIKDADDLSLAGIAKKIADVAARTRNAKIGPDELSGGTFTITNIGSAGALFDTPILNQPQVGILGTGAIVKEPKVVTGPEGDDVIAVRSVCYLPLTYDHRLVDGADAGRFLSAVRARLEEGAFEAELGL; from the coding sequence ATGGCCGTCACCGTAGAGATGCCCGCTCTGGGCGAGAGTGTCACCGAGGGCACCGTCACCCGCTGGCTCAAGTCCGAGGGCGACACCGTCGAGGTCGACGAGCCGTTGCTCGAGGTCTCGACCGACAAGGTCGACACCGAGATCCCGTCCCCCGCGGCCGGGGTGCTGAAGCGGATCATCGCCGGCGAGGACGAGACCGTCGAGGTCGGCGGTGAGCTCGCCGTGATCGGCGACGCCGACGAGTCCGACGGCGACGCCGGTGGATCCGGTGGGGCCGAGCAGGCCACCGAGCAGACGGAGCAGGCCACCGAGGAGCCCGAGCCGGAGCCGGAGCCCGCGCACGAGGCGGCGCCGAAGCAGGAGCCCGGCGGATCGTCGGGCGGCGGGTCCGGGTCCGGGACGCCGGTCACCATGCCCGAGCTCGGCGAGTCGGTCACCGAGGGCACCGTGACCCGCTGGCTCAAGCAGGTCGGCGACACCGTCGACGTGGACGAGGCGCTGCTGGAGGTCTCGACCGACAAGGTCGACACCGAGATCCCGTCGCCGGTCGCGGGCACCGTGCTCGAGCACACCGTCGGCGAGGACGAGACCGTCGAGGTCGGCGCGCAGCTCGCCCTCGTCGGCGACGGTTCGGCCGCCCCCGCGGAGTCGTCCGCCCCCGCGCAGGAGGCCCCGGCGAAGGAGGAGGCCCCGGCTCCGAAGAAGGAGGAGCCGGCCGCGGAGAAGAAGCCCGAGCCGAAGCCGGAGCCGAAGGCCGAGCAGCCGAAGGCCGAGGCCCCGAAGCAGCAGCAGTCCCAGCCGGCCGGGTCCACCGACACCCAGGGTGGCGCGTCGTCGTCCAACGGATCGGGTGACCGGCCCTACGTGACGCCGCTGGTCCGCAAGCTGGCCCAGGAGCACGGCGTCGATCTGGAGTCGCTGACCGGCTCCGGCGTCGGTGGCCGCATCCGCAAGCAGGACGTGCTGGCCGCGGCCGAGCAGAAGTCCGCCCCGGCCGCCGAGGCCCCGGCCGCACCGGCCGCGTCCGGTGGTGCGCCGAAGCAGCCGCAGACCGTGCCGACCCGGCCGGAGGACGGCCCGCAGCCGGGCACCACCGTCAAGCTGCCGCGGCTGCGCCAGGTGATCGCCCAGCGGATGAACGAGTCGCTGGCGGTGTCCGCCCAGCTCACCACCGTGCAGGAGGTCGACCTCACCCGCATCGTCAAGCTGCGGAACAAGGTCAAGGAGGACTTCAAGCGCCGCGAGGGCGCCAACCTCACCTTCCTGGCCTTCATCGCGAAGGCGACGATCGAGGCGCTCAAGGCGTTCCCGTCGGTCAACGCCTCGATCTCCGAGGACAACAAGCAGGTCACCTACCACGGCTCGGTGCACATGGGCATCGCCGTGGACACCCCGCGCGGCCTGCTCGTCCCGGTGATCAAGGACGCCGACGACCTGTCGCTGGCCGGGATCGCCAAGAAGATCGCCGATGTCGCCGCCCGGACCCGGAACGCCAAGATCGGCCCGGACGAGCTGTCCGGCGGCACGTTCACGATCACGAACATCGGCTCCGCGGGCGCCCTGTTCGACACCCCGATCCTGAACCAGCCGCAGGTCGGCATCCTCGGCACCGGGGCGATCGTGAAGGAGCCGAAGGTCGTCACCGGCCCCGAGGGCGACGACGTGATCGCCGTCCGCTCGGTCTGCTACCTGCCGCTCACCTACGACCACCGCCTGGTCGACGGTGCCGACGCCGGACGTTTCCTGTCCGCCGTCCGGGCACGCCTGGAGGAGGGCGCCTTCGAGGCCGAGCTCGGCCTGTAG
- the lpdA gene encoding dihydrolipoyl dehydrogenase has product MSETSSESGAGEAVQADLVILGGGSGGYACALRAAELGLSVVLVEKDKVGGTCLHRGCIPTKALLHAAEIADGARDGAKVGVRSTFDGVDMAGVNAYKDGVVGRLYKGLQGLVASRGITVVDGAGTFEGPGVVRVGDRRYRGRHVVLATGSYARSLPGLELDDRIVTSDAALTLDRVPERVVVLGGGVIGVEFASVWRSFGAEVTIVEALPRLVPAEDEFCSSQLGRAFRRRKITARTGVRLSKAVRSGDTVTVSLENGEEIEADLLLVAVGRGPNTTGHGFAEAGIAMSDGFVTVDERLRTNLDGVYAVGDVTPGLQLAHRGFAHGIFVAEDIAGLAPTPLSDDGVPRVTYCDPEIASVGLTEDAARERYDEVHTLTYDLAGNGRSQILQTSGAIKLVQAGAAGAEGPVVGVHMVGSRVGELVGEAQLIYNWEALPADVAALIHAHPTQSEALGEAHLALAGKPLHTHG; this is encoded by the coding sequence GTGTCCGAGACGAGCTCGGAGAGCGGCGCCGGCGAGGCCGTGCAGGCCGACCTGGTGATCCTGGGCGGCGGCTCCGGCGGGTACGCCTGCGCACTGCGCGCCGCCGAGCTGGGACTCTCGGTCGTCCTCGTCGAGAAGGACAAGGTCGGCGGGACCTGCCTGCACCGCGGCTGCATCCCGACCAAGGCGCTGCTGCACGCCGCCGAGATCGCCGACGGTGCCCGTGACGGGGCGAAGGTCGGTGTCCGGTCGACCTTCGACGGCGTCGACATGGCCGGCGTCAACGCCTACAAGGACGGCGTCGTCGGGCGCCTCTACAAGGGCCTGCAGGGCCTGGTCGCGTCCCGCGGGATCACCGTGGTCGACGGCGCCGGGACCTTCGAGGGCCCCGGCGTGGTGCGGGTCGGCGACCGGCGCTACCGGGGGCGGCACGTGGTGCTGGCGACCGGCTCGTACGCCCGCTCGCTGCCCGGTCTGGAGCTCGACGACCGGATCGTCACCTCGGACGCCGCGCTCACCCTGGACCGGGTCCCGGAGCGGGTCGTGGTTCTCGGCGGCGGCGTGATCGGCGTGGAGTTCGCCAGCGTGTGGCGCTCGTTCGGGGCCGAGGTCACGATCGTCGAGGCGCTCCCCCGGCTGGTCCCCGCGGAGGACGAGTTCTGCTCCAGCCAGCTCGGCCGTGCCTTCCGCCGCCGGAAGATCACCGCCCGGACCGGTGTGCGGCTGAGCAAGGCCGTCCGCTCCGGCGACACCGTCACCGTCTCGCTGGAGAACGGCGAGGAGATCGAGGCCGATCTGCTGCTCGTCGCGGTCGGCCGCGGCCCCAACACCACCGGCCACGGGTTCGCCGAGGCGGGGATCGCGATGTCGGACGGGTTCGTCACCGTCGACGAGCGGCTGCGGACGAACCTGGACGGCGTCTACGCCGTCGGCGACGTCACCCCCGGATTGCAGCTGGCCCACCGCGGGTTCGCGCACGGGATCTTCGTGGCCGAGGACATCGCCGGGCTCGCACCCACCCCGCTGTCCGACGACGGCGTCCCGCGGGTGACCTACTGCGATCCGGAGATCGCCTCGGTCGGGCTGACCGAGGACGCCGCCCGCGAGCGGTACGACGAGGTGCACACCCTCACCTACGACCTGGCGGGCAACGGCAGGTCGCAGATCCTGCAGACCTCCGGGGCGATCAAGCTCGTGCAGGCCGGTGCGGCCGGCGCCGAGGGCCCGGTGGTCGGCGTGCACATGGTCGGTTCACGGGTCGGCGAGCTCGTCGGGGAGGCGCAACTGATCTACAACTGGGAAGCTCTCCCCGCCGATGTCGCCGCACTGATCCATGCCCACCCCACACAGAGCGAGGCGCTCGGCGAGGCCCACCTCGCGTTGGCCGGGAAACCGCTGCACACCCACGGCTGA
- a CDS encoding oxidoreductase has product MGLLDRFRSRRSSGAGKAPDAETYLREWTNARIGVEAFVEPRTTVTETTVVFVAHDGEWTRRRVGNPNRAKKLARSMQIPIYDVQLVGYPKRMRDHDARERALRKKAKQEEMLRQLREKDRDR; this is encoded by the coding sequence ATGGGCCTGTTGGACAGGTTCCGTTCCCGCCGGTCCTCGGGTGCCGGCAAGGCCCCGGACGCCGAGACCTACCTGCGGGAATGGACGAATGCGCGGATCGGGGTGGAGGCCTTCGTCGAGCCGCGCACGACCGTGACCGAGACGACCGTGGTGTTCGTCGCGCACGACGGCGAGTGGACCCGGCGGCGGGTCGGGAACCCGAACCGGGCCAAGAAGCTGGCCCGCTCGATGCAGATCCCGATCTACGACGTGCAGTTGGTCGGTTACCCGAAGCGGATGCGCGACCACGACGCGCGGGAGCGGGCGCTGCGTAAGAAGGCCAAGCAGGAGGAGATGCTGCGCCAGCTGCGCGAGAAGGACC